From a region of the Paenibacillus sp. FSL R10-2734 genome:
- a CDS encoding SH3 domain-containing C40 family peptidase, with translation MIKSHKQLTASLLVSAAIVAGLGVSAPGHAAAASSPSNSAMAAAAGQTAVIEASVRLRSTPSTSGEVVKYLQKGDQVQIVAQPNSYWYQVKAADGSVGYTSTDDKYISVNSSSVNTPAAPSTPSAQTGTIKYGVNLRTTPSTSGKVLRLLKKGEQVQLLAQPNSYWYQIQTTDGSIGYISSSDQYTSFAGNGGTGTVTPTPTPPPPAPIPPISTPGASAQIESVISAGMGYLGTPYEFGSSRYDTRTFDCSDFIRQIFMDALNLKLPADSRQQGDWVKSNSTVVTSTSGLKRGDLMFFMDYKGNSASAYEGIDKSKARISHVAIYLGDGQILHTYSVASGGVKVDKLSASWMNRFLYGGSVIQ, from the coding sequence ATGATTAAATCACATAAGCAATTAACAGCATCCTTGTTGGTTTCAGCTGCTATTGTTGCAGGTTTAGGAGTATCTGCTCCTGGACATGCAGCAGCAGCCTCAAGTCCATCAAATTCAGCCATGGCGGCAGCAGCCGGTCAAACAGCGGTCATCGAGGCAAGTGTTCGCCTTCGCAGCACACCTTCTACAAGTGGAGAAGTAGTGAAGTATTTGCAAAAGGGAGATCAAGTGCAGATTGTGGCGCAGCCGAATAGCTATTGGTATCAGGTGAAAGCAGCAGATGGATCCGTAGGTTATACAAGCACGGATGATAAGTATATCAGCGTAAATTCATCTTCAGTAAATACACCAGCAGCACCTTCAACACCTTCAGCACAAACGGGAACCATTAAGTACGGAGTGAATCTTCGAACTACTCCTTCTACAAGCGGAAAAGTACTAAGACTTCTGAAGAAGGGTGAGCAAGTACAACTTCTGGCACAGCCGAACAGCTACTGGTATCAAATCCAAACAACGGATGGTAGCATAGGATATATAAGTTCAAGTGATCAATATACTTCGTTCGCTGGTAACGGGGGGACTGGGACGGTAACGCCAACACCTACACCACCGCCTCCAGCACCAATACCACCTATTTCAACGCCTGGGGCTTCCGCTCAAATTGAGAGTGTAATCTCAGCAGGTATGGGCTATCTTGGAACACCTTATGAGTTTGGATCCAGCAGATATGATACAAGAACCTTCGATTGTTCTGATTTTATCCGGCAAATATTCATGGATGCTTTAAATTTGAAACTGCCTGCTGATTCCCGTCAACAGGGAGATTGGGTGAAATCGAATAGCACGGTAGTTACGTCTACTTCCGGATTAAAACGCGGCGATTTAATGTTCTTCATGGATTATAAAGGAAACTCCGCTTCTGCTTATGAAGGGATCGACAAATCCAAGGCAAGAATATCGCATGTTGCTATTTATTTGGGAGATGGACAAATTCTACATACATATTCCGTAGCTTCAGGCGGGGTAAAAGTAGATAAGTTAAGCGCTTCTTGGATGAATCGTTTTCTCTACGGGGGATCGGTCATTCAATAA
- a CDS encoding DUF1328 domain-containing protein has translation MLKWSVILLVVAVIAGIFGFFNLVAAAAGLAKILFFVFLVLFIVSLFTGRRGRSM, from the coding sequence ATGTTAAAATGGTCCGTAATTCTACTAGTTGTAGCTGTGATCGCTGGAATCTTTGGTTTCTTCAATCTTGTAGCAGCCGCTGCAGGTCTTGCAAAAATACTATTCTTCGTCTTCTTGGTTCTGTTTATTGTTTCCCTCTTCACGGGCCGCAGAGGTAGATCGATGTAA
- a CDS encoding DUF948 domain-containing protein, whose amino-acid sequence MIIELSVALVAVAFAILVFFLIKTLKSAKESLDKVSQTLVEVQKTMDELTYEVKTTVRHANEITADVQNKIQKIDPVIDSVKNLGEVMNELTLTVKQVSVTVIEKYRKSHELREKRKGVSIKEAPLTPAEERTVNSYDAVNADKAPGKMATVLKSIDVAATLWKKFRH is encoded by the coding sequence ATGATCATTGAATTAAGTGTAGCTCTCGTCGCTGTTGCATTCGCAATACTTGTTTTCTTTCTAATTAAGACTTTGAAATCAGCGAAGGAATCTCTCGACAAAGTGAGCCAGACCTTGGTTGAAGTGCAGAAGACGATGGATGAGCTGACTTATGAAGTGAAAACTACAGTTAGACATGCAAACGAAATTACTGCTGATGTACAGAACAAGATCCAAAAGATCGATCCTGTCATAGATTCTGTGAAGAATTTGGGGGAAGTTATGAATGAATTAACTTTAACCGTCAAGCAAGTGTCGGTAACTGTGATTGAGAAATATCGTAAATCGCATGAACTGAGGGAGAAGCGTAAGGGTGTATCTATAAAAGAGGCTCCGCTGACTCCAGCCGAGGAACGTACGGTTAACTCCTATGATGCCGTTAATGCCGATAAAGCACCGGGGAAAATGGCTACAGTGTTAAAAAGTATAGATGTAGCTGCAACTCTTTGGAAAAAATTCCGTCATTAA
- a CDS encoding fused response regulator/phosphatase codes for MRILIVDDNPTNVIIIREILKKEDYRNFVTASSAKEMLTRLGIGSVSEDGRPRMSDIDLILLDMMMPEMDGIEACRVVQHYEHLKDIPIIMVTAVGDSKKLAEALDAGAVDYVTKPINKVELMARIRLALRLKREKDWHKERDQRIQEELRLAALVQNAVLSLPLQDENFEVHAIYQPSSELAGDLYAWYPLGDGRYGVILLDIMGHGISSSLFCMFLASVLKDTVTTYVEPEKVIQELNRRFNQLYIEKKLIQYYFTTIYLVIDTRLKRIDYVNAGHPPALFFEGEAKTPVLLESNCHPVGLFEQIDIQPQSLTFEDEGHLVLYTDGLLELVEGEQEEQLEFMIQHLNIEHEWNEEAIRAAFFNAEVPKERDDDKCIVWISLMKGTDRE; via the coding sequence ATGAGAATCTTAATCGTTGATGACAATCCGACTAATGTTATCATTATCCGAGAAATCCTGAAAAAAGAAGATTACCGAAATTTCGTAACCGCATCCTCTGCCAAAGAGATGCTTACGCGGCTCGGTATCGGTTCTGTAAGTGAGGATGGACGTCCTCGGATGTCAGATATTGATCTGATTTTACTGGATATGATGATGCCAGAAATGGATGGAATCGAGGCATGTCGTGTTGTACAGCATTACGAACACCTTAAGGATATTCCAATAATAATGGTTACAGCTGTTGGTGATTCCAAGAAGCTGGCAGAAGCACTGGATGCAGGTGCAGTGGATTATGTTACAAAACCTATTAATAAAGTGGAGCTGATGGCCCGAATTCGGCTCGCACTGCGGCTGAAGCGAGAGAAAGATTGGCATAAGGAACGAGATCAGCGAATTCAGGAGGAATTGAGACTTGCAGCACTTGTCCAGAATGCAGTGCTAAGCTTGCCGCTTCAGGATGAGAATTTTGAGGTCCATGCCATCTACCAGCCATCCTCTGAGCTCGCCGGTGATTTATATGCGTGGTACCCCCTTGGTGATGGCCGATATGGCGTGATCCTGCTGGACATTATGGGACACGGAATATCGTCGTCTCTTTTTTGTATGTTTCTTGCTTCTGTGTTAAAGGACACGGTAACTACGTATGTAGAGCCGGAAAAGGTGATTCAGGAGCTCAATCGAAGGTTTAACCAGCTCTATATTGAGAAAAAGCTGATCCAATATTACTTTACGACTATTTATCTCGTGATAGATACCCGTCTAAAGCGTATTGACTATGTCAACGCCGGACATCCACCTGCGCTGTTTTTTGAGGGCGAGGCTAAAACTCCGGTCTTGCTGGAAAGTAACTGCCATCCTGTGGGCCTGTTTGAACAAATCGATATTCAGCCACAGAGTCTAACCTTTGAAGATGAAGGACATCTAGTTCTATATACAGATGGTCTTCTGGAACTGGTTGAAGGTGAACAGGAGGAGCAGCTGGAATTTATGATTCAGCATTTAAATATTGAACATGAGTGGAACGAAGAAGCTATTCGGGCGGCCTTTTTCAATGCTGAGGTTCCTAAAGAGCGTGACGATGATAAATGTATAGTGTGGATCTCATTGATGAAGGGAACAGATAGAGAATGA